The sequence AGGCATCTCATGATCCCTTCGAGGGCGGATCGATCAGCCGAGACTAGGCTTCCCGCCGACCCCTGCCAACCCTCGACGGGCCGGTCAACGCCGTCGGGTCGACCGAGTTTGAGGAGCCGTTGTGGAGATGGAACGGATCGGCCCGCCGCTGCGCGCCGGGGAGCGGGAGACGCTGCGCGCGTTCCTCGACTTCCACCGGGCGACCCTGGTGATGAAGTGTCAGGGGCTGTCCGACGAGGAACTGCGGCGTCGGTCCATGCCGCCCTCGACGTTGACCCTGCTCGGCCTGCTGCGGCACATGGCCGAAGTGGAGCGGACCTGGTTCCGGCGGGTGATCGACGCCGAGGACGTGCCGCTGATCTGGTCGGAGACCGGCGACTTCCAGGAGGCGTACGACCCGACCGGCTCGACCGGCGCGGACGCGTTCGAGGTGTGGCAGCGGGAGGTGGAGCACGCCCGCCGCATCGAGCGCGCGGCCGAGTCCCTCGACGTCACCGGCCACCAGGCACGGTGGGGTGAGGACGTCTCGCTGCGGCTGGTGATGCTGCACATGATCCACGAGTACGCCCGGCACAACGGCCACGCCGATTTCCTCCGGGAGGGCATCGACGGCTCCGTCGGGGCGTGACCGCCTGCCGCCCCGCCGTCGCCGGTGCGGCGTCCCCGGCTCAGTGCCGGGCGCTGCCCGCCGGCGGGGCCTCGGCACCGCTCGGTCCCGCGCCGGGCAGCGGCAGCCAGGCGAGCACGTCGCGGATCTTGTCGTCCCAGTACGCCCAGTCGTGGTCGCCGGGGGAGAACTCCACGGTGACCGGGACGTCCCGGGCCCGTGCCGCCTCGACGAAGCGCACGTTGTCCTCGTGGAGGAAGTCCTCGGTGCCGCAGGCGACGTAGAGCGCCGGCAGGTCGGCGCCGGCCCGGCCGAGCAGCGCCACCGTGTCGTCGTCGTCGCCCGGCACGTCCCGGTCACCCCAGACGGTGTGCCACACGGCCGGATCGACCGGCCGGGTCGGGTGGTCCCGCCGGTGGGCCACGTTCAGCGCCCCGGAGAGGCTGGCGGCGGCGGCGATCCGGTCCGGTCGGCGTAGCGCCCACTTCACCGCGCCGTACCCGCCCATCGACAGGCCGGCGACGAAGGTGTCCTCCCGGCGATCCGAGAGCCGGAAGAACGACCGGCACACCTGCGGCAGTTCCTCGGTGAGGAACGTCCAGTAGCGGTTGCCGTGTGCCTCGTCGGCGTAGAAGCTCCGCCCGGCCTGGGGCATGACCACGGCCAGGCCCAGCGGCGCGACGTACCGCTCGATCGCGGTGCGCCGGGTCCAGACGGTGTCGTCGTCGGTCAGGCCGTGCAGGAGGTAGAGCACCGGCGGATCGCCGGCCGGGGCGGCGCCGGCCATGCCGATCTGCGTCGAGGTGCGCTCCGGCAGGAGCACCGTCATCGACGTCCCCATGCCCAGCGCCTCGGAGAAGAAGTCACAGCGGATCCGCGCCATGGGCGTGGATGCTACGCGCCGCCGCCGTCATTCCACCGCCGCCGCCCGGCGTGCCGGGGCCGTCGGCTGGGTGGCGGTCGGCGACGCGCGGTCGGCCGGCTCAGCCGGCCCGACGCGGCGGGCAGGCGGCCGCGACGACGGCCTCGGCGGCGGCCCGGGCCGCCGCCGGCGCGGCGGGGTCGGCGTCGAGGATCCCGGCGGCCAGCCCGCCGTCGAGCAGCAGGGTCAGCTGCCGGGCCAGTCGGTCGGGGTGGGCGGCGCCGGCCCGGCGGGCCAGGTCGGTGACCCAGGCCCGGACCACGGCCTTGTGCTCCACCGTGCGGGCGTGCACGTCGCTGCCGGGCTGGCTCTCCGCGGCGGTGTTGATGAACGCGCAGCCGTGGTATCCCTCCCGCCGGTACGCCGAGCTCAGCGCGTCGAACATCCCGACGAGCTGGTCGCGGGGATCGTCGCCGGCTTCCCGGGCGG comes from Micromonospora purpureochromogenes and encodes:
- a CDS encoding alpha/beta hydrolase, coding for MARIRCDFFSEALGMGTSMTVLLPERTSTQIGMAGAAPAGDPPVLYLLHGLTDDDTVWTRRTAIERYVAPLGLAVVMPQAGRSFYADEAHGNRYWTFLTEELPQVCRSFFRLSDRREDTFVAGLSMGGYGAVKWALRRPDRIAAAASLSGALNVAHRRDHPTRPVDPAVWHTVWGDRDVPGDDDDTVALLGRAGADLPALYVACGTEDFLHEDNVRFVEAARARDVPVTVEFSPGDHDWAYWDDKIRDVLAWLPLPGAGPSGAEAPPAGSARH
- a CDS encoding DinB family protein, with translation MERIGPPLRAGERETLRAFLDFHRATLVMKCQGLSDEELRRRSMPPSTLTLLGLLRHMAEVERTWFRRVIDAEDVPLIWSETGDFQEAYDPTGSTGADAFEVWQREVEHARRIERAAESLDVTGHQARWGEDVSLRLVMLHMIHEYARHNGHADFLREGIDGSVGA
- a CDS encoding TetR/AcrR family transcriptional regulator is translated as MAAIGPTAGARQGARDRILDTAFRLFYAHGPRGVGVDTVIAESGVAKATLYKHFPRKDDLVLAYLDKVDQAWFGALRAAAREAGDDPRDQLVGMFDALSSAYRREGYHGCAFINTAAESQPGSDVHARTVEHKAVVRAWVTDLARRAGAAHPDRLARQLTLLLDGGLAAGILDADPAAPAAARAAAEAVVAAACPPRRAG